Proteins from a single region of Pseudomonas sp. BSw22131:
- a CDS encoding MFS transporter, which produces MTSLPHAPHRAPTMTKGLAMLFAFCCGAIVANIYYAQPIIGLIAPDIGLSSTLASFIVSLTQIGYALGLFFLVPLGDLLENRKLMIVTTGVAIVSLLGAAFAQQPNVFLIVSLLVGFSSVSVQILVPLAAHLAPEESRGRVVGGIMGGLLLGILLARPLSSLVADHFGWRAVFGSAAALMAIISVVLATTMPKRQPDHSASYGQLIFSLWTLLRTQPVLRQRAFYQACMFATFSLFWTAVPLELAGRYSLSQTQIAIFALVGAIGAIAAPISGRLADAGHSRVASLCALVFAALSFLPGLVHPAFAVVGLAITGVVLDFCVQMNMVIGQRAVYALDAKSRSRLNALYMTSIFIGGAIGSAIASSLYHNGGWLWIVIAGSAFPLVALLAFLKNSRG; this is translated from the coding sequence ATGACCTCCCTGCCCCACGCGCCCCATCGCGCCCCAACCATGACCAAGGGCCTGGCGATGCTGTTCGCCTTTTGCTGCGGCGCCATCGTGGCCAATATTTACTACGCCCAACCGATCATCGGCCTGATCGCGCCGGATATCGGCCTGAGCAGCACCCTGGCCAGTTTCATCGTCTCCCTGACGCAAATCGGCTACGCGCTGGGGCTGTTCTTCCTGGTGCCGCTGGGGGATTTACTCGAGAACCGCAAGCTGATGATCGTCACCACCGGCGTGGCGATTGTGAGCCTGCTGGGCGCGGCATTTGCCCAGCAGCCCAACGTGTTCTTGATCGTGTCACTGCTGGTGGGATTCAGTTCGGTATCAGTGCAGATTCTGGTGCCGCTGGCGGCACACCTGGCGCCTGAGGAATCACGCGGCCGGGTGGTTGGCGGCATCATGGGCGGGCTGTTGCTGGGGATATTGCTGGCCCGACCGTTGTCGAGTCTGGTGGCTGACCACTTCGGCTGGCGCGCCGTTTTCGGCTCGGCGGCAGCCTTGATGGCAATCATCAGCGTGGTGCTGGCGACGACTATGCCCAAGCGCCAGCCTGATCACAGCGCCTCATACGGCCAACTGATTTTTTCGTTGTGGACGCTACTGCGCACTCAGCCGGTGCTGCGACAGCGGGCGTTTTATCAGGCGTGCATGTTCGCCACGTTCAGCCTGTTCTGGACCGCCGTGCCGCTTGAACTGGCAGGCCGTTACAGCCTGTCGCAAACCCAGATCGCCATTTTTGCGTTGGTCGGTGCCATCGGCGCCATCGCGGCACCCATCAGCGGGCGCCTGGCGGACGCCGGGCATTCCCGCGTCGCCAGCCTGTGCGCGCTGGTGTTTGCCGCCTTGAGCTTTTTACCAGGTCTGGTGCATCCCGCGTTTGCGGTGGTGGGCCTGGCAATCACAGGCGTGGTGCTGGATTTCTGCGTGCAGATGAACATGGTGATCGGCCAGCGCGCCGTGTATGCGCTGGACGCCAAGAGCCGCAGCCGCCTGAACGCGCTGTACATGACCAGTATTTTCATCGGCGGCGCGATCGGGTCAGCGATTGCCAGCAGCCTTTATCACAACGGCGGCTGGCTATGGATTGTCATCGCTGGCAGCGCTTTTCCGCTGGTGGCGTTGTTGGCGTTCTTGAAGAACTCACGCGGCTGA
- a CDS encoding alpha/beta hydrolase — protein MMKFFAALLCVFSGLAHAQPALLTDLALPYLASAPAQTPSGSAETPLVIFLHGYGSDERDLFDIKEDLPADYTYLSVRAPLDVDGGGYKWFSQDTDAADYEGVTRDVDASTALLTQFIEQASKKYGAKPDKVVLIGFSQGAMMSYQIGLQHPELVRGIAPLSGKILSALKARLKTDDFKGLKVFIGHGTADTRVAYTGATDAKGVLDNLNLAPEFHAYPGLGHSINGSEISDLNAWLKSTLGSEAR, from the coding sequence ATGATGAAGTTCTTCGCCGCGCTGTTGTGCGTTTTTTCCGGCCTGGCGCATGCCCAGCCTGCCTTGCTTACCGATCTCGCCTTGCCGTACCTCGCGTCGGCGCCTGCCCAGACGCCTTCCGGTTCTGCCGAGACGCCGCTGGTTATCTTCCTGCATGGATACGGCAGTGATGAACGCGACCTGTTTGACATTAAGGAAGATCTGCCCGCTGATTACACCTATCTCTCCGTGCGTGCGCCGCTGGACGTCGACGGTGGTGGTTACAAGTGGTTCAGTCAGGACACCGACGCCGCCGATTACGAAGGCGTTACCCGTGATGTCGACGCCAGTACCGCGCTGCTTACCCAATTCATCGAACAAGCCAGCAAGAAATACGGCGCGAAGCCTGACAAGGTCGTGCTGATCGGCTTCAGTCAGGGCGCGATGATGAGCTACCAGATTGGCTTGCAACACCCCGAACTGGTGCGTGGTATTGCGCCGCTGAGCGGCAAGATCCTGTCGGCGCTCAAAGCCCGCCTCAAAACGGATGACTTCAAGGGTCTGAAGGTATTTATCGGGCACGGCACTGCCGATACTCGCGTTGCTTACACAGGCGCAACCGACGCCAAAGGGGTGCTGGATAATCTGAATCTGGCCCCGGAATTTCACGCTTATCCCGGATTGGGACACAGCATCAACGGCAGCGAAATCAGCGACCTGAACGCCTGGTTGAAATCGACATTGGGCTCTGAGGCGCGTTAA
- a CDS encoding CsbD family protein: MRSEHVKGATEQAAGKVQDVFGSLTGNDSLKMEGKARQAAGELQEHYGDVLDDVSSFAKRRPLASVAIAGGIAFLLARLLMRRKG, encoded by the coding sequence ATGAGATCCGAGCATGTCAAAGGTGCAACAGAGCAGGCCGCTGGCAAGGTTCAGGACGTTTTTGGGAGTCTGACTGGCAACGACAGCCTGAAAATGGAAGGCAAAGCGCGGCAGGCAGCCGGTGAGTTGCAGGAGCATTACGGTGACGTGCTAGACGACGTATCGTCTTTCGCCAAGCGTCGTCCGCTGGCCAGTGTCGCGATTGCCGGTGGTATCGCGTTTTTGCTGGCGCGTTTGTTGATGCGTCGTAAGGGCTGA
- a CDS encoding helix-turn-helix transcriptional regulator: MSEAVLASETNRRQLQQIISGLSDGVILIETDQTILWANEAALHMHGVDKLEDLGATGDEYRERFALRYRNNHPLDVDQYPISRVAAGDTFSDVIVEVSAVGNEQERTRVHRIRSMILEDRNGAPESLVLIMADATEWASAEQRFEKTFNANPAPAVICRLSDLRYIKVNQGFLEMTGHIRDNVIGRSVYELDVLENAERKDLAIERLNQGATIPQMQAELKLPGGGTKLVIVAGQALDMNDEDCMLFSFTDLEPRRKAETALRQSEERFAKAFRLTPVPTLVCSADRQQVVDVNEAFLNTLGYSAQELIGRSVVELDFIDGKGAAEQLFDGLQKTGNLEGLDLKVRKKGDELIDCVLAADTVSIQGNPCYLLVLMDITERKRSELELVEAIEEVMQDASWFSQTLIEKLANAKSVNTPRAPSASFTDLTAREREVLGLICEGLADKEIAARLKLAPNTVRNHVATVYSKLDVHSRSEAIVWARERYLFAGHKRGKEKG, translated from the coding sequence ATGAGTGAGGCCGTGCTTGCCAGTGAAACCAATCGTCGTCAGTTGCAGCAGATCATCTCGGGACTGTCCGACGGGGTGATCTTGATCGAAACCGATCAAACCATTCTTTGGGCAAACGAAGCTGCACTGCACATGCACGGCGTCGACAAGCTCGAAGATCTGGGTGCTACGGGCGATGAGTACCGCGAGCGTTTTGCGCTGCGCTACCGCAATAACCATCCCCTGGATGTCGACCAGTACCCGATCAGCCGGGTGGCAGCGGGCGATACATTCAGTGACGTGATCGTTGAAGTGAGCGCCGTCGGCAATGAGCAAGAGCGCACACGTGTGCACCGGATTCGCAGCATGATTCTTGAAGACCGCAACGGCGCCCCCGAGTCGCTGGTGCTGATCATGGCCGATGCCACCGAATGGGCCAGCGCCGAACAGCGTTTCGAGAAGACCTTCAACGCCAACCCCGCGCCCGCTGTCATCTGCCGCCTGAGCGACTTGCGCTACATCAAGGTCAATCAGGGGTTTCTGGAAATGACCGGCCACATCCGCGATAACGTCATTGGCCGCTCGGTCTATGAGCTGGATGTGCTGGAAAACGCCGAGCGCAAAGACCTCGCCATCGAGCGTCTGAATCAGGGCGCGACCATCCCGCAAATGCAGGCCGAGCTGAAACTGCCAGGGGGCGGAACCAAGCTGGTGATCGTTGCCGGGCAGGCGCTGGACATGAACGATGAGGACTGCATGCTGTTCTCTTTCACTGACCTTGAGCCCCGTCGCAAAGCCGAAACGGCCTTGCGTCAGAGTGAAGAGCGCTTCGCCAAAGCCTTCCGTCTGACGCCTGTGCCGACGCTGGTGTGCAGTGCTGATCGCCAGCAGGTAGTGGACGTCAACGAGGCGTTTCTCAACACCTTGGGTTACAGCGCTCAGGAGTTGATTGGCCGGTCGGTGGTGGAGCTGGATTTCATCGACGGCAAAGGTGCCGCCGAGCAACTCTTCGATGGCCTGCAGAAGACCGGCAATCTGGAAGGGCTCGATCTCAAGGTGCGCAAGAAAGGGGATGAGCTGATTGACTGCGTCCTGGCGGCCGACACAGTGAGCATTCAAGGTAACCCCTGCTATTTGCTGGTGCTGATGGACATCACCGAACGCAAGCGCTCGGAGCTTGAGCTGGTCGAGGCGATTGAGGAGGTGATGCAGGATGCGTCGTGGTTCAGCCAGACGCTGATTGAGAAGCTGGCCAATGCCAAAAGCGTCAATACCCCTCGGGCGCCAAGCGCCTCGTTCACTGACCTGACTGCGCGGGAGCGTGAGGTGTTGGGCCTGATTTGCGAAGGCCTGGCCGACAAGGAAATCGCTGCACGGCTCAAGCTGGCCCCCAACACCGTGCGCAATCACGTTGCGACCGTCTACTCCAAACTCGACGTCCACAGCCGCAGCGAAGCCATCGTCTGGGCGCGCGAACGCTACCTGTTTGCCGGGCACAAACGAGGGAAGGAGAAAGGCTGA
- the gspD gene encoding type II secretion system secretin GspD, which yields MRATSGVSNIATLRTPLLCLATAVALGGCATSPNTLDPDSGMLREALQGTGSQRPPVDPRSEQLPIEPQPSQGATAPTRQVIKGNQRFVRTPSVKAVAQPVSPPGGAGGDIVFNFTNQPIQAVVNSVMGDLLHESYSIAEGVKGDVSFSTSKPVDKQQALSILETLLSWTDNAMIRQGNRYMILPASQAITGKMVPQMSTAQPSAGLSARLFPLSYISATEMQKLLKPFARENAFLLVDPARNVLSLAGTPEELANYQQTIDTFDVDWLKGMSVGVFGLQRASVGELMPELQKMFGPNSGMPLAGMVRFLPIERTNSVVAFSSQPEYLNEVGNWIHTIDEGGGNEPQMYVYDVRNMKATDLAKYLRQIYGNGAIKEESAAKVAPGLRTRSMSSLTGNSSGSGSMGGGIGGNSTSGGMSSGGLNGGMNGGMNQQASGADDQAEGDDESADSESSDSADSSGSDESGSGKKSLDAGTRISAQKSSNQLLVRTRPAQWKEIEAAIKRLDNPPLQVQIETRILEVKLSGELDQGVQWYLGRLAGNSTSTTVANTTGSQGALGGGGASLGASDSLFYSFVSTNLQVAIHALETNGRTQVLSAPSLVVMNNQNAQIQVGDNIPISQTTVNTSTSDTTLSSVEYLQTGVILNVVPRINPGGLVYMDIQQQVSDADDSVLVNGNPRISTRSVSTQVAAQSGQTVLLGGLIKQDNSESVSSVPYLGRIPGLKWLFGNSTKSKDRTELLVLITPRVINSSSQARQVTDDYRQQMQLLRPQAAQTMPMY from the coding sequence ATGAGGGCCACTTCAGGAGTGAGTAACATCGCTACTTTGCGCACACCCTTGCTTTGCCTGGCCACCGCTGTCGCCCTCGGCGGCTGCGCGACCTCGCCCAACACACTCGATCCAGACAGCGGGATGCTGCGTGAAGCGCTACAAGGAACAGGTTCGCAACGCCCGCCGGTAGACCCGCGCAGCGAGCAACTGCCGATCGAGCCACAACCATCCCAGGGTGCTACTGCGCCGACCCGGCAGGTGATCAAAGGCAATCAGCGCTTCGTTCGCACGCCGTCGGTGAAGGCGGTTGCCCAGCCGGTATCACCGCCTGGCGGCGCAGGCGGCGACATCGTCTTCAACTTCACCAACCAGCCCATTCAGGCGGTGGTCAACAGCGTCATGGGCGATTTGCTGCACGAGAGCTACAGCATCGCCGAAGGCGTGAAGGGCGATGTCAGCTTCTCGACCTCCAAGCCGGTGGATAAGCAACAGGCGCTGTCAATTCTGGAGACCCTGTTGTCATGGACCGACAACGCGATGATCCGCCAAGGCAATCGCTACATGATCCTGCCGGCCAGTCAGGCGATCACCGGCAAGATGGTCCCGCAGATGTCCACCGCGCAGCCATCGGCCGGGTTGTCGGCGCGGCTGTTTCCGCTGAGCTACATTTCGGCCACCGAGATGCAGAAATTACTCAAGCCGTTTGCACGCGAGAACGCCTTCCTGCTGGTGGACCCGGCGCGCAACGTGCTGAGCCTTGCCGGTACGCCCGAAGAACTGGCGAACTATCAGCAGACTATCGACACCTTCGACGTCGATTGGCTAAAGGGCATGTCGGTGGGCGTATTTGGTTTGCAGCGCGCATCGGTCGGCGAGCTGATGCCGGAACTGCAGAAAATGTTCGGCCCCAACAGCGGCATGCCGCTGGCCGGCATGGTGCGCTTTTTGCCCATTGAGCGGACCAACTCGGTGGTGGCGTTTTCTTCGCAGCCCGAGTACCTCAACGAAGTCGGCAACTGGATTCACACCATCGACGAGGGCGGCGGCAACGAGCCGCAAATGTACGTCTACGACGTGCGCAACATGAAAGCCACGGACCTGGCCAAATACCTGCGGCAGATCTATGGCAACGGCGCGATCAAGGAGGAGTCGGCGGCCAAAGTGGCGCCCGGTTTGCGAACCCGTTCGATGTCGTCTTTGACCGGCAACAGCAGCGGTTCAGGCTCTATGGGCGGTGGAATCGGCGGCAACAGCACCAGCGGCGGCATGAGCAGTGGCGGCTTGAATGGTGGGATGAATGGCGGGATGAATCAGCAAGCGTCCGGTGCAGATGACCAGGCGGAGGGCGACGACGAAAGCGCCGACAGCGAGAGCAGCGATAGCGCAGATAGCTCTGGTTCGGACGAGTCCGGCAGTGGCAAGAAAAGCCTCGACGCCGGCACGCGCATTTCGGCGCAGAAGAGCAGCAATCAATTGTTGGTGCGTACCCGCCCGGCGCAATGGAAAGAGATCGAGGCGGCGATCAAGCGTCTGGATAATCCACCGTTGCAGGTGCAGATCGAGACGCGGATTCTGGAGGTCAAACTCAGCGGCGAACTGGATCAGGGCGTGCAGTGGTACCTCGGTCGTCTGGCCGGTAACTCCACCAGCACCACCGTTGCCAATACCACTGGCAGCCAAGGCGCGCTGGGCGGTGGCGGGGCATCGCTGGGTGCCAGCGATTCGCTGTTTTACTCCTTCGTCAGCACCAATCTGCAAGTGGCCATTCACGCACTGGAAACCAATGGCCGCACGCAAGTGCTGTCGGCGCCGTCGCTGGTGGTGATGAACAACCAGAACGCGCAGATCCAGGTGGGTGACAATATCCCGATCAGCCAGACCACGGTCAACACCAGCACCTCCGACACCACGTTAAGCAGTGTTGAATACCTGCAGACCGGCGTGATCCTCAATGTGGTGCCGCGCATCAATCCGGGTGGTCTGGTGTACATGGACATCCAGCAGCAGGTCAGCGATGCCGACGACAGCGTGCTGGTCAACGGCAATCCGCGGATTTCGACCCGCTCGGTGTCCACCCAAGTGGCAGCCCAGAGCGGACAGACCGTATTGCTTGGCGGTTTGATCAAGCAGGACAACAGCGAAAGCGTCAGCAGCGTGCCGTATCTGGGTCGCATCCCGGGGCTCAAGTGGCTGTTCGGCAACAGCACCAAATCCAAGGACCGTACTGAATTGCTGGTGCTGATCACGCCACGCGTCATCAACAGCAGCAGCCAGGCGCGACAAGTGACTGACGATTACCGCCAGCAAATGCAACTGCTTCGCCCGCAAGCGGCGCAGACCATGCCGATGTACTGA
- a CDS encoding general secretion pathway protein GspN produces MIGSLKTVEVALAGVAALLMLLIAGVLGGIGDSADWLPARAPRSNAQAQSAPHVPVAELASLSNTWTSPLFSTDRSPDIALRKSGQASSLAGLTLTGVILNGDVQVAFIRQKSGPALKVHRGERLPNGWTLDALTPLQARFVLDGRTESLSLPVLKLPPPSTQAPISLSNESAP; encoded by the coding sequence ATGATCGGCTCATTGAAAACTGTCGAAGTGGCTCTGGCCGGCGTCGCGGCACTGTTGATGCTGTTGATTGCAGGTGTACTCGGCGGGATCGGCGATTCTGCCGACTGGCTCCCTGCGCGTGCACCCCGTTCAAACGCGCAGGCTCAGTCAGCTCCACATGTCCCCGTTGCTGAACTGGCGAGCCTGTCGAACACCTGGACGTCGCCATTGTTCAGCACCGACCGCAGCCCGGACATCGCTTTGCGCAAATCCGGGCAGGCATCGAGCCTGGCCGGCCTGACACTGACCGGCGTCATTCTCAATGGCGATGTGCAGGTGGCGTTTATTCGTCAAAAGAGCGGCCCGGCCCTCAAGGTCCATCGCGGTGAACGCCTGCCTAATGGCTGGACACTGGATGCTCTGACGCCTTTGCAAGCGCGCTTTGTCCTTGATGGCCGCACCGAATCATTGAGTCTGCCGGTCTTGAAACTGCCGCCGCCCTCGACCCAAGCCCCTATTTCCCTTTCCAATGAGTCCGCCCCATGA
- the gspM gene encoding type II secretion system protein GspM, giving the protein MRRPLTPRERRGAALIVLALVICAAYWLLIDSWFTGPLRDIDEQAEQLRSQQQRYAGLLQQGDALREQLQKAQQDPASNTSLLPGEDPSAVAADLMQRVADLIVSHADTGAGCSLTQRMPITPEQEGGEPYRQVKVSLTLECGIEPLMAILHELEYQRPFLFVDDISLRRDANAPLKGGAGKLVAHLLVRGYLQPAQIAQIAQAAPVEQGAAAEQGAP; this is encoded by the coding sequence ATGCGCCGACCGCTGACACCCCGTGAACGTCGCGGCGCCGCGCTGATTGTGCTGGCGCTGGTGATCTGCGCGGCCTACTGGCTGCTGATCGACAGTTGGTTCACTGGCCCGCTGCGTGACATCGACGAGCAAGCCGAGCAATTGCGTAGCCAGCAGCAACGCTACGCTGGCCTGCTGCAACAAGGCGATGCGCTGCGCGAGCAATTGCAAAAAGCGCAGCAAGACCCTGCCAGCAACACCAGCCTGTTACCCGGCGAAGACCCCAGCGCCGTGGCCGCCGATCTGATGCAGCGAGTGGCCGACCTCATCGTCAGCCATGCCGACACTGGCGCCGGTTGCAGCCTGACTCAGCGCATGCCGATTACCCCGGAGCAAGAGGGCGGCGAGCCTTATCGCCAGGTCAAAGTCAGCCTGACGCTGGAGTGCGGCATCGAGCCGTTGATGGCGATCCTGCATGAGCTGGAGTATCAGCGTCCGTTCTTATTTGTCGACGACATCAGCCTGCGCCGCGACGCCAACGCGCCGCTCAAAGGTGGCGCCGGCAAGCTGGTCGCGCACCTGCTGGTGCGCGGTTATCTGCAACCTGCCCAGATTGCCCAGATTGCCCAGGCTGCACCGGTTGAGCAAGGCGCCGCCGCAGAGCAGGGCGCGCCATGA
- a CDS encoding PilN domain-containing protein, protein MSLLSSPRLAPLKARLDVIARQWRISPAQRYWQLWLDELRACLPARVRQWLADETPVQTWQWPLSEPLPARRADARQWLLLPARTVMVQRLQLPLAAARDLASVVGYELDKFTPFPRDQLYYVARQDGRSAGFLQVTLVAIARDRLDKILSECAASGLVLNGVDVISGDGTALGIDLLPDPMRPAQSRSGRGWQGKLAWLCAGLLLALMVLWLQDRQQLLEQMQATVRAQRADVAQVQALRQQLTNTRGAAQYLAQRKAAQPTMAALLSELTACLPRDTWIDQFEIDDSAEVSFSGQSAKASALIARLKDCRSLENPQFQGVIQPDADTGKDRFSLRAHLHQEAADAPTADTP, encoded by the coding sequence ATGAGTCTTTTATCTTCACCGCGACTGGCGCCGCTCAAAGCGCGCCTCGACGTGATCGCCAGGCAATGGCGTATCAGCCCTGCGCAGCGCTATTGGCAGCTGTGGCTGGACGAATTGCGTGCCTGCCTGCCTGCGCGCGTGCGCCAGTGGCTGGCCGACGAAACACCGGTGCAAACCTGGCAATGGCCGTTGAGTGAGCCGCTGCCGGCACGCCGCGCCGATGCCCGGCAATGGCTGCTGTTGCCAGCCCGTACGGTGATGGTCCAGCGCCTGCAACTGCCGTTGGCCGCCGCCCGCGATCTGGCGTCGGTGGTCGGTTATGAACTGGACAAGTTCACTCCATTCCCGCGTGACCAGCTGTATTACGTCGCGCGTCAGGACGGTCGCAGCGCAGGCTTTTTGCAGGTCACGCTGGTGGCGATTGCCCGCGATCGACTGGACAAAATACTGAGCGAGTGCGCAGCGTCCGGTCTGGTACTCAATGGCGTCGATGTGATCAGCGGCGATGGCACGGCCCTGGGAATCGACTTGTTGCCCGACCCGATGCGCCCTGCTCAAAGCCGCAGCGGTCGCGGATGGCAAGGCAAGCTTGCGTGGTTGTGCGCCGGCTTGCTGCTGGCCTTGATGGTGCTGTGGCTGCAGGACCGCCAGCAATTGCTGGAACAGATGCAAGCCACGGTTCGGGCGCAGAGGGCCGATGTCGCTCAGGTTCAGGCGTTGCGTCAGCAACTCACCAACACCCGTGGCGCGGCGCAATACCTGGCCCAGCGCAAAGCCGCGCAGCCTACGATGGCGGCGTTGCTCAGCGAGCTTACCGCTTGCCTGCCCCGGGACACCTGGATCGATCAGTTTGAAATCGATGACAGCGCCGAGGTCTCATTCAGTGGCCAAAGCGCCAAGGCCAGCGCCCTGATCGCGCGCCTGAAAGACTGCCGTAGCCTCGAAAACCCGCAGTTTCAGGGTGTTATCCAGCCTGACGCCGACACCGGCAAAGACCGCTTCTCACTGCGCGCCCACTTACACCAGGAGGCCGCCGATGCGCCGACCGCTGACACCCCGTGA
- a CDS encoding type II secretion system protein GspK has product MQSAFKPQRGIALLLVLWALALLSLLLGGLAGWVQLETRQAQWQRQHTQAVLAAEAGVNQAVQALLDKAHRPRWIADGRGMPLRFDEAQLVVGVTSERGKLDLNAAAVEDVVRVAQACGASRDQAAQLAKALQARRGGDEPLLRVVEELRQLPGMTQTLYSRLLPEVTLWSGLPRPEPAFVTALLRRALNMPNQAAVGADPGEVVTIESQAQLPSGFSARLYTTVLLNPSEGNAQPYRVLRWQE; this is encoded by the coding sequence ATGCAATCAGCCTTCAAGCCTCAACGCGGTATCGCCCTGCTTCTGGTGCTCTGGGCACTGGCGTTGCTCAGCCTGCTGCTGGGCGGTCTGGCCGGTTGGGTGCAGCTGGAAACCCGTCAGGCGCAGTGGCAACGCCAGCACACGCAAGCAGTGTTGGCGGCAGAAGCGGGGGTGAATCAGGCCGTGCAGGCGTTGCTCGACAAGGCCCATCGACCGCGCTGGATCGCCGACGGCCGTGGCATGCCGCTGCGGTTCGACGAGGCGCAACTGGTGGTCGGCGTGACCAGCGAGCGGGGCAAGCTGGACCTCAATGCGGCAGCGGTCGAAGACGTGGTACGTGTCGCTCAGGCCTGCGGCGCCAGCCGTGATCAGGCCGCGCAACTGGCTAAAGCCTTGCAGGCCAGACGTGGCGGTGATGAACCGCTGTTGCGGGTGGTGGAAGAACTGCGCCAACTGCCGGGCATGACGCAAACGCTCTATAGCCGTTTGCTGCCCGAGGTCACTTTGTGGAGTGGACTGCCGCGCCCGGAACCGGCCTTTGTCACCGCGCTGTTGCGCCGCGCCTTGAACATGCCGAATCAGGCTGCGGTGGGCGCTGATCCGGGCGAGGTCGTGACCATCGAAAGCCAGGCCCAATTGCCGAGCGGCTTCAGTGCCCGGCTCTACACCACCGTTTTATTGAACCCATCGGAGGGTAACGCTCAGCCTTATCGGGTGCTGCGTTGGCAAGAATGA
- a CDS encoding prepilin-type N-terminal cleavage/methylation domain-containing protein, which yields MIRRQRGFTLLEIMIVLSLLAVLLTLVGGAILGANRAVLKADRYTASLDERRAAQAFLRASISQALPLDISDDDSESSGFFEGSEQRLQFVATLPGTLGGGIQLHTLTLGGPESDRHLQIAFAQVKGNVLRAWGEPQVLLHGVRSLSLSYRGLTAKGEPTGWISQWPWPNRLPRAVRIKVQMKGPVGWPTEVVALRLDLSGGAGG from the coding sequence GTGATCCGTCGACAACGCGGCTTCACGCTGCTGGAAATCATGATCGTCTTGAGCCTGTTGGCGGTTCTGTTGACGCTGGTCGGCGGTGCGATTCTGGGCGCCAACCGTGCGGTGCTCAAAGCCGACCGCTACACCGCAAGCCTTGATGAGCGTCGTGCTGCGCAAGCGTTTTTGCGGGCGTCTATCAGCCAGGCGCTACCGCTGGACATCTCGGACGACGACAGCGAAAGCTCAGGGTTTTTCGAAGGCTCCGAGCAGCGCTTGCAGTTTGTCGCAACCTTGCCAGGCACCCTTGGCGGCGGCATTCAGCTGCACACGCTGACGCTGGGCGGTCCTGAATCGGACCGCCATTTGCAGATCGCTTTTGCTCAGGTGAAGGGCAATGTGTTGCGCGCCTGGGGCGAGCCGCAAGTGTTGCTGCACGGCGTTCGCAGCCTGAGCCTGAGCTATCGCGGGTTGACTGCCAAAGGCGAGCCCACTGGCTGGATTTCGCAATGGCCGTGGCCCAACCGTTTGCCCCGTGCCGTGCGTATCAAGGTGCAAATGAAAGGCCCGGTGGGTTGGCCGACAGAAGTGGTCGCCCTGCGTCTGGACTTGTCTGGCGGGGCAGGGGGATGA
- a CDS encoding type II secretion system protein: protein MSRPHQAGFTLLEMLAALVVMAVCSSVVLVAFGQSARSLQQVERSDRLSLAARSVLDDQDIGILQSGRREGVLDGDIHWTLAVSEQAAKAGQPRLMRLDLTVSEGRRRAQFSTLRLVSPASPGSPGNAL from the coding sequence ATGAGTCGCCCACACCAAGCGGGTTTTACCCTGCTCGAAATGCTCGCCGCGCTGGTGGTCATGGCCGTATGCAGCAGCGTGGTGCTGGTGGCGTTCGGGCAAAGTGCGCGCTCCTTGCAGCAGGTCGAGCGCAGTGACCGGCTCAGCCTCGCGGCGCGTTCGGTGCTTGATGACCAAGACATCGGCATCCTGCAATCTGGTCGCCGTGAAGGCGTGCTGGACGGCGATATTCACTGGACGCTGGCCGTCAGCGAGCAGGCCGCCAAAGCGGGTCAGCCACGCCTGATGCGCCTGGACCTGACGGTCAGCGAAGGCCGGCGTCGTGCGCAATTCAGCACCTTGCGGCTGGTCAGTCCTGCCAGCCCCGGGTCGCCGGGGAATGCATTGTGA
- a CDS encoding Tfp pilus assembly protein FimT/FimU, with the protein MTLPATSRGFTLLEMLVVIVLMSIGIGLVGFGLSRGLHSASERQVVAQMVQTLRTARSAAIISGETTEARFDLKQRTFQAPGQRVQQWPAELGVQLNTAADLDSAFAFHPDGSSSGGNLVLFAGERNWRIDVGWLTGSVKSRALR; encoded by the coding sequence ATGACGCTTCCTGCGACAAGCCGAGGTTTCACTTTGCTGGAGATGTTGGTGGTCATCGTCTTGATGAGCATCGGTATCGGCCTGGTGGGGTTCGGGCTGTCCCGGGGTTTGCACTCGGCCAGCGAGCGGCAAGTGGTGGCGCAGATGGTGCAGACGCTGCGTACCGCCCGCAGCGCCGCGATCATCAGCGGCGAGACGACCGAGGCCAGATTTGACCTCAAGCAGCGCACGTTTCAGGCGCCCGGTCAGCGTGTCCAGCAATGGCCGGCGGAGTTGGGCGTGCAGCTCAATACCGCAGCGGACCTGGATTCGGCATTTGCCTTTCATCCTGACGGAAGTTCCAGCGGCGGCAATCTGGTGTTGTTTGCCGGTGAACGCAACTGGCGCATCGACGTAGGCTGGTTGACCGGCAGCGTCAAAAGTCGAGCGTTGAGATGA